From a region of the Panicum virgatum strain AP13 chromosome 2K, P.virgatum_v5, whole genome shotgun sequence genome:
- the LOC120695208 gene encoding serine/threonine-protein kinase STY46-like, with translation MARAYLQGQEHEGEPESGPECPEHHHHVPSADNALTCTLLFRELDHANVIRLIDSCRRPPCIITEWISGGNLFDFLHKEHNALDLPMLVKFALDVSRGMSYLHQNGIIHGDLKSANLLLMDKNHVLKVANFGLARFHDQEGVIKEGVITAETATCRWMAPEVINNQAYGTKADVYSFAIVLWELMTSKIPYDTMTPLQAAAGVIEGLRPQLPAKTHPGLANLMQRCWNAIPSARPSFSDIVTELEGIQAHAQGTLTSRETGQKQEDHYHKPSQLLSNESLSGSEHTTFFTGTSENTTFFTATTGTIEPERQGLPRQ, from the exons atggccagggcgtacctccagggccaAGAGCATGagggggagccggagtcgggtcCAGAGTGccccgagcaccaccaccacgtcccctcCGCCGACAACGCCCTCA CTTGCACACTTCTTTTCAGGGAACTTGATCATGCCAATGTTATTCGACTGATCGACTCATGCAGAAGGCCACCTTGCATAATAACAG AATGGATTTCTGGAGGGAACCTATTTGATTTCTTGCACAAAGAGCATAATGCCTTGGACCTTCCGATGCTTGTGAAGTTTGCATTAGATGTAAGCAGAGGGATGTCTTACTTGCATCAGAACGGCATCATCCACGGAGATTTGAAATCTGCTAACCTTCTTCTAATGGATAAAAATCAC GTTTTAAAAGTGGCAAATTTTGGTTTAGCTCGTTTCCATGATCAAGAGGGTGTTATAAAAGAGGGTGTCATAACGGCTGAAACTGCGACCTGTAGATGGATGGCGCCAGAG GTTATAAATAATCAGGCCTACGGCACCAAAGCAGACGTGTATAGTTTTGCTATCGTGCTCTGGGAGCTTATGACATCAAAG ATTCCCTATGATACCATGACCCCACTCCAGGCAGCTGCAGGTGTGATAGAG GGTTTGCGCCCACAACTTCCAGCAAAAACACATCCAGGGCTAGCGAACTTGATGCAGAGATGTTGGAACGCCATTCCATCTGCCCGCCCTTCCTTCTCAGATATAGTTACTGAATTGGAGGGCATTCAGGCACATGCTCAG GGAACATTGACATCACGGGAGACCGGCCAGAAACAAGAGGATCACTACCACAAGCCCTCGCAGTTGCTATCAAATGAATCTCTCTCCGGTTCTGAGCACACAACATTCTTCACTGGTACATCTGAGAATACGACATTCTTCACTGCTACGACAGGGACCATCGAACCAGAAAGACAAGGATTACCTAGGCAGTGA
- the LOC120695209 gene encoding nischarin-like: protein MLLEVGAAGARQAPWVAAAAVPSASMAGRRASGADAAGPRGGGPGGSDAPPAGEPAAGAAAAAGAVGEDPAGLGWVAAARPAAPACSAASRARHGPAAARARQGPADPAASTAQAALAAAAPANPEAAAPGAGPAALEARQGRAGSAARAGARQAPWAATAAAPSASCSRSGRSGPACALQGMQGIRGDGDNRSEEFLSSLYEESLWLLAAKSLVFMAELLSSLKEKTVYIQVDDMEAQVSKSILHFIYNDGFPEIEKSDDAFVMAQHLLVVADRHKLERLKLICVDKLIDTRKVAIVSLRLIGFPGLKRHAHSF, encoded by the exons ATGCTGCTGGAGGTCGGCGCGGCAGGCGCGCGCCAGGCACCCTGGGTGGCGGCTGCAGCGGTGCCGTCCGcgtccatggccggccggcgagcatcAGGGGCGGATGCGGCCGGCCCAAGGGGAGGCGGCCCTGGCGGCAGTGACGCGCCCCCGGCGGGGGAGCCCGCGGCAGGGGCGGCAGCCGCGGCAGGGGCGGTGGGGGAGGATCCCGCGGGGCTAGgctgggtggcggcggccaggcccGCGGCCCCGGCGTGCAGTGCGGCCTCCAGGGCGCGCCACGGGCCGGCGGCTGCTCGGGCGCGCCAGGGGCCAGCAGATCCGGCGGCGTCCACGGCCCaggcggcgctcgcggcggcggcgcccgcgaatCCAGAGGCAGCGGCACCAGGGGCCGGCCCGGCGGCGCTAGAGGCGCGCCAGGGCAGGGCAGGGTCGGCCGCCAGGGCAGGCGCGCGCCAGGCGCCTTGGGCGGCGACAGCAGCGGCGCCGTCCGCATCCTGCTCCCGCAGCGGCAGGAGCGGCCCCGCCTGCGCCCTGCAGGGGATGCAGGGGATCCGTGGCG ATGGGGATAACAGATCTGAGGAGTTTCTTTCAAGTCTATACGAGGAGTCCTT ATGGTTGCTCGCTGCTAAGTCATTGGTTTTCATGGCGGAGCTCCTGAGTTCCTTGAAGGAGAAGACTGTCTATATACAGGTTGATGACATGGAAGCACAGGTTTCCAAGTCAATTCTCCACTTCATCTACAATGATGGCTTTCCTGAGATAGAGAAGAGTGATGATGCATTTGTGATGGCTCAGCATCTGCTTGTAGTGGCAGACAGACACAAATTGGAGAGGCTGAAGCTTATATGTGTGGACAAACTCATTGACACACGCAAGGTTGCAATTGTGTCATTGCGACTGATTGGCTTTCCAGGCTTAAAGAGGCATGCTCACAGTTTCTGA